A genomic region of Sciurus carolinensis chromosome 7, mSciCar1.2, whole genome shotgun sequence contains the following coding sequences:
- the Adgrf4 gene encoding adhesion G protein-coupled receptor F4 isoform X1, with the protein MKSQATMICCVVFILATECSHHRPKMHIKDGAKLQNSKGKPGTGRIQEKCHEPCLSSTNCNRPCAKHFRGEIGFTCHQKKWQKSTETCTSLSVETLFKVTHLHIFGIGASSPGGGREDSNGVSRLSMAASSIPLHILDFRAPEPVKSVAQGICKNCPHDYACIIDVVKSSEATSGNIAFIVELLKNISTDLCGSVTREKMKSYGEVANHILDTAVISNWSFIPDKNASSDLLQSVNLFAGQLHIHNESEDIVDEPFIQTKGFHIDPNSTERSFNFSMSMDNATESILGTIEIPRQELQKLPPWSTSQAISIAFPTLGAILKEPHLPNMSFSRPINGLVLSVILPERMKEILFTFEKVNKSRNTRAQCVGWHSQKRMWDEGPCETTMDVRDKVKCRCNYTNTMMSFSILMSPKSVMDKVLDYITCIGLSVSILSLVLCLIIEATVWSRVVVTEISYMRHVCIVNIAVSLLTANVWFIIGSNFSIKARDYNWCVAVTFFSHFFYLSLFFWMLFKALLIIYGILVVFRRMMKSRMMVIGFAIGYGCPLVIAVTTVAITEPEKGYVRLDACWLNWDNTKALFAFAIPALVIVAVNLLVVLVVAINTQRPSIGSSKSQDMAIIMRISKNVAILTPLLGLTWGFGIVTLIEGTSLIFHIIFALLNAFQGFFILLFGTIMDHKIRDALRMRMSSLKGKSRAAENASLSPTNGSKLMNR; encoded by the exons ATGAAGTCCCAGGCCACCATGATTTGCTGCGTAGTGTTTATTCTGGCCACGGAATGTTCCCATCATAGACCCAAGATGCACATAAAA GATGGAGCAAAACTTCAAAACTCCAAAGGGAAACCGGGGACTGGAAGAATACAAG agaaaTGTCATGAACCTTGCCTCTCTTCTACCAACTGCAACCGGCCCTGTGCTAAGCACTTTCGTGGAGAAATAGGATTTACATGTCATCAAAAGAAGTGGCAAAAATCAACTGAAACATGTACAAGCCTTTCTGTGGAAACACTTTTCAAGGTGActcatttgcatatttttggcatagGAGCGAGTTCCCCAGGAGGTGGTAGAGAG GACTCAAATGGGGTATCGCGCCTTTCCATGGCAGCATCTTCTATACCTCTACATATTCTAGACTTTCGAGCTCCAGAGCCTGTTAAGAGTGTAGCTCAAGGAATCTGCAAGAACTGCCCCCATGATTATGCCTGCATCATTGATGTTGTGAAATCCTCAGAGGCCACATCTGGAAATATTGCATTTATAGTGgagttattgaaaaatatttctacagATTTGTGTGGTAGTGTTACTCGAGAAAAAATGAAG AGCTATGGTGAAGTGGCCAACCACATCCTGGACACAGCAGTCATTTCAAACTGGTCTTTCATTCCTGACAAAAATGCCAGCTCAGATTTGTTGCAGTCGGTGAATTTGTTTGCTGGGCAACTCCATATCCACAATGAGTCTGAGGACATCGTGGATGAGCCCTTCATTCAGACAAAAGGCTTTCACATCGATCCCAACAGCACAGAGAGAAGTTTCAATTTCTCCATGAGCATGGATAATGCAACAGAAAGCATCTTAGGGACGATAGAAATTCCCAGGCAAGAGCTACAGAAACTGCCACCATGGAGCACATCCCAAGCCATCAGCATAGCTTTTCCAACCTTGGGGGCCATTCTGAAAGAACCCCACTTGCCAAACATGAGTTTTTCCAGACCCATAAATGGCCTGGTACTTTCAGTCATTTTGCCAGAAAGGATGAAGGAAATCTTATTCACCtttgaaaaagttaataaatcCCGGAATACCAGGGCACAGTGTGTTGGCTGGCACTCCCAGAAAAGAATGTGGGATGAGGGACCATGTGAAACGACAATGGATGTCAGGGACAAAGTGAAATGCCGTTGTAACTATACCAATACGATGATGTCTTTTTCCATCCTAATGTCCCCCAAATCTGTGATGGACAAAGTCCTGGACTACATCACTTGCATTGGACTCAGTGTCTCAATCCTTAGCTTGGTTCTTTGCCTGATCATTGAAGCTACAGTTTGGTCCCGTGTGGTTGTAACGGAGATATCATACATGCGTCATGTGTGCATTGTGAACATAGCTGTGTCGCTCCTGACCGCTAATGTATGGTTCATCATAGGCTCTAACTTTAGCATAAAGGCCCGGGACTACAACTGGTGTGTCGCAGTGACATTTTTCAGTCACTTTTTCTacctctctctgtttttctggATGCTCTTCAAAGCACTGCTCATCATCTATGGAATACTGGTCGTTTTCCGTAGAATGATGAAGTCCCGCATGATGGTCATTGGCTTTGCCATTGGCTATGGGTGCCCGCTGGTTATTGCTGTCACAACAGTTGCTATCACAGAGCCAGAGAAAGGCTATGTGAGACTTGATGCTTGTTGGCTTAACTGGGACAATACCAAAGCCCTCTTTGCATTTGCCATCCCGGCCTTGGTCATTGTGGCTGTGAATCTCCTGGTGGTTTTGGTTGTTGCTATCAACACTCAGAGGCCTTCTATTGGCAGTTCCAAGTCTCAGGATATGGCCATAATTATGAGGATCAGCAAAAATGTCGCCATCCTCACCCCATTGCTAGGACTGACCTGGGGTTTTGGAATAGTCACTCTCATAGAAGGAACTTCCTTGATATTCCATATAATTTTTGCTCTGCTTAATGCTTTCCAG GGTTTCTTCATCTTGCTGTTTGGAACGATTATGGATCACAAG ATAAGAGATGCTTTGAGAATGAGAATGTCTTCTCTGAAGGGGAAATCGAGGGCAGCAGAG AATGCGTCATTAAGTCCGACCAATGGATCTAAACTAATGAATCGTTGA
- the Adgrf4 gene encoding adhesion G protein-coupled receptor F4 isoform X2: MKSQATMICCVVFILATECSHHRPKMHIKDGAKLQNSKGKPGTGRIQEKCHEPCLSSTNCNRPCAKHFRGEIGFTCHQKKWQKSTETCTSLSVETLFKVTHLHIFGIGASSPGGGREDSNGVSRLSMAASSIPLHILDFRAPEPVKSVAQGICKNCPHDYACIIDVVKSSEATSGNIAFIVELLKNISTDLCGSVTREKMKSYGEVANHILDTAVISNWSFIPDKNASSDLLQSVNLFAGQLHIHNESEDIVDEPFIQTKGFHIDPNSTERSFNFSMSMDNATESILGTIEIPRQELQKLPPWSTSQAISIAFPTLGAILKEPHLPNMSFSRPINGLVLSVILPERMKEILFTFEKVNKSRNTRAQCVGWHSQKRMWDEGPCETTMDVRDKVKCRCNYTNTMMSFSILMSPKSVMDKVLDYITCIGLSVSILSLVLCLIIEATVWSRVVVTEISYMRHVCIVNIAVSLLTANVWFIIGSNFSIKARDYNWCVAVTFFSHFFYLSLFFWMLFKALLIIYGILVVFRRMMKSRMMVIGFAIGYGCPLVIAVTTVAITEPEKGYVRLDACWLNWDNTKALFAFAIPALVIVAVNLLVVLVVAINTQRPSIGSSKSQDMAIIMRISKNVAILTPLLGLTWGFGIVTLIEGTSLIFHIIFALLNAFQIRDALRMRMSSLKGKSRAAENASLSPTNGSKLMNR, encoded by the exons ATGAAGTCCCAGGCCACCATGATTTGCTGCGTAGTGTTTATTCTGGCCACGGAATGTTCCCATCATAGACCCAAGATGCACATAAAA GATGGAGCAAAACTTCAAAACTCCAAAGGGAAACCGGGGACTGGAAGAATACAAG agaaaTGTCATGAACCTTGCCTCTCTTCTACCAACTGCAACCGGCCCTGTGCTAAGCACTTTCGTGGAGAAATAGGATTTACATGTCATCAAAAGAAGTGGCAAAAATCAACTGAAACATGTACAAGCCTTTCTGTGGAAACACTTTTCAAGGTGActcatttgcatatttttggcatagGAGCGAGTTCCCCAGGAGGTGGTAGAGAG GACTCAAATGGGGTATCGCGCCTTTCCATGGCAGCATCTTCTATACCTCTACATATTCTAGACTTTCGAGCTCCAGAGCCTGTTAAGAGTGTAGCTCAAGGAATCTGCAAGAACTGCCCCCATGATTATGCCTGCATCATTGATGTTGTGAAATCCTCAGAGGCCACATCTGGAAATATTGCATTTATAGTGgagttattgaaaaatatttctacagATTTGTGTGGTAGTGTTACTCGAGAAAAAATGAAG AGCTATGGTGAAGTGGCCAACCACATCCTGGACACAGCAGTCATTTCAAACTGGTCTTTCATTCCTGACAAAAATGCCAGCTCAGATTTGTTGCAGTCGGTGAATTTGTTTGCTGGGCAACTCCATATCCACAATGAGTCTGAGGACATCGTGGATGAGCCCTTCATTCAGACAAAAGGCTTTCACATCGATCCCAACAGCACAGAGAGAAGTTTCAATTTCTCCATGAGCATGGATAATGCAACAGAAAGCATCTTAGGGACGATAGAAATTCCCAGGCAAGAGCTACAGAAACTGCCACCATGGAGCACATCCCAAGCCATCAGCATAGCTTTTCCAACCTTGGGGGCCATTCTGAAAGAACCCCACTTGCCAAACATGAGTTTTTCCAGACCCATAAATGGCCTGGTACTTTCAGTCATTTTGCCAGAAAGGATGAAGGAAATCTTATTCACCtttgaaaaagttaataaatcCCGGAATACCAGGGCACAGTGTGTTGGCTGGCACTCCCAGAAAAGAATGTGGGATGAGGGACCATGTGAAACGACAATGGATGTCAGGGACAAAGTGAAATGCCGTTGTAACTATACCAATACGATGATGTCTTTTTCCATCCTAATGTCCCCCAAATCTGTGATGGACAAAGTCCTGGACTACATCACTTGCATTGGACTCAGTGTCTCAATCCTTAGCTTGGTTCTTTGCCTGATCATTGAAGCTACAGTTTGGTCCCGTGTGGTTGTAACGGAGATATCATACATGCGTCATGTGTGCATTGTGAACATAGCTGTGTCGCTCCTGACCGCTAATGTATGGTTCATCATAGGCTCTAACTTTAGCATAAAGGCCCGGGACTACAACTGGTGTGTCGCAGTGACATTTTTCAGTCACTTTTTCTacctctctctgtttttctggATGCTCTTCAAAGCACTGCTCATCATCTATGGAATACTGGTCGTTTTCCGTAGAATGATGAAGTCCCGCATGATGGTCATTGGCTTTGCCATTGGCTATGGGTGCCCGCTGGTTATTGCTGTCACAACAGTTGCTATCACAGAGCCAGAGAAAGGCTATGTGAGACTTGATGCTTGTTGGCTTAACTGGGACAATACCAAAGCCCTCTTTGCATTTGCCATCCCGGCCTTGGTCATTGTGGCTGTGAATCTCCTGGTGGTTTTGGTTGTTGCTATCAACACTCAGAGGCCTTCTATTGGCAGTTCCAAGTCTCAGGATATGGCCATAATTATGAGGATCAGCAAAAATGTCGCCATCCTCACCCCATTGCTAGGACTGACCTGGGGTTTTGGAATAGTCACTCTCATAGAAGGAACTTCCTTGATATTCCATATAATTTTTGCTCTGCTTAATGCTTTCCAG ATAAGAGATGCTTTGAGAATGAGAATGTCTTCTCTGAAGGGGAAATCGAGGGCAGCAGAG AATGCGTCATTAAGTCCGACCAATGGATCTAAACTAATGAATCGTTGA
- the Adgrf4 gene encoding adhesion G protein-coupled receptor F4 isoform X3, with amino-acid sequence MKSQATMICCVVFILATECSHHRPKMHIKDGAKLQNSKGKPGTGRIQEKCHEPCLSSTNCNRPCAKHFRGEIGFTCHQKKWQKSTETCTSLSVETLFKDSNGVSRLSMAASSIPLHILDFRAPEPVKSVAQGICKNCPHDYACIIDVVKSSEATSGNIAFIVELLKNISTDLCGSVTREKMKSYGEVANHILDTAVISNWSFIPDKNASSDLLQSVNLFAGQLHIHNESEDIVDEPFIQTKGFHIDPNSTERSFNFSMSMDNATESILGTIEIPRQELQKLPPWSTSQAISIAFPTLGAILKEPHLPNMSFSRPINGLVLSVILPERMKEILFTFEKVNKSRNTRAQCVGWHSQKRMWDEGPCETTMDVRDKVKCRCNYTNTMMSFSILMSPKSVMDKVLDYITCIGLSVSILSLVLCLIIEATVWSRVVVTEISYMRHVCIVNIAVSLLTANVWFIIGSNFSIKARDYNWCVAVTFFSHFFYLSLFFWMLFKALLIIYGILVVFRRMMKSRMMVIGFAIGYGCPLVIAVTTVAITEPEKGYVRLDACWLNWDNTKALFAFAIPALVIVAVNLLVVLVVAINTQRPSIGSSKSQDMAIIMRISKNVAILTPLLGLTWGFGIVTLIEGTSLIFHIIFALLNAFQGFFILLFGTIMDHKIRDALRMRMSSLKGKSRAAENASLSPTNGSKLMNR; translated from the exons ATGAAGTCCCAGGCCACCATGATTTGCTGCGTAGTGTTTATTCTGGCCACGGAATGTTCCCATCATAGACCCAAGATGCACATAAAA GATGGAGCAAAACTTCAAAACTCCAAAGGGAAACCGGGGACTGGAAGAATACAAG agaaaTGTCATGAACCTTGCCTCTCTTCTACCAACTGCAACCGGCCCTGTGCTAAGCACTTTCGTGGAGAAATAGGATTTACATGTCATCAAAAGAAGTGGCAAAAATCAACTGAAACATGTACAAGCCTTTCTGTGGAAACACTTTTCAAG GACTCAAATGGGGTATCGCGCCTTTCCATGGCAGCATCTTCTATACCTCTACATATTCTAGACTTTCGAGCTCCAGAGCCTGTTAAGAGTGTAGCTCAAGGAATCTGCAAGAACTGCCCCCATGATTATGCCTGCATCATTGATGTTGTGAAATCCTCAGAGGCCACATCTGGAAATATTGCATTTATAGTGgagttattgaaaaatatttctacagATTTGTGTGGTAGTGTTACTCGAGAAAAAATGAAG AGCTATGGTGAAGTGGCCAACCACATCCTGGACACAGCAGTCATTTCAAACTGGTCTTTCATTCCTGACAAAAATGCCAGCTCAGATTTGTTGCAGTCGGTGAATTTGTTTGCTGGGCAACTCCATATCCACAATGAGTCTGAGGACATCGTGGATGAGCCCTTCATTCAGACAAAAGGCTTTCACATCGATCCCAACAGCACAGAGAGAAGTTTCAATTTCTCCATGAGCATGGATAATGCAACAGAAAGCATCTTAGGGACGATAGAAATTCCCAGGCAAGAGCTACAGAAACTGCCACCATGGAGCACATCCCAAGCCATCAGCATAGCTTTTCCAACCTTGGGGGCCATTCTGAAAGAACCCCACTTGCCAAACATGAGTTTTTCCAGACCCATAAATGGCCTGGTACTTTCAGTCATTTTGCCAGAAAGGATGAAGGAAATCTTATTCACCtttgaaaaagttaataaatcCCGGAATACCAGGGCACAGTGTGTTGGCTGGCACTCCCAGAAAAGAATGTGGGATGAGGGACCATGTGAAACGACAATGGATGTCAGGGACAAAGTGAAATGCCGTTGTAACTATACCAATACGATGATGTCTTTTTCCATCCTAATGTCCCCCAAATCTGTGATGGACAAAGTCCTGGACTACATCACTTGCATTGGACTCAGTGTCTCAATCCTTAGCTTGGTTCTTTGCCTGATCATTGAAGCTACAGTTTGGTCCCGTGTGGTTGTAACGGAGATATCATACATGCGTCATGTGTGCATTGTGAACATAGCTGTGTCGCTCCTGACCGCTAATGTATGGTTCATCATAGGCTCTAACTTTAGCATAAAGGCCCGGGACTACAACTGGTGTGTCGCAGTGACATTTTTCAGTCACTTTTTCTacctctctctgtttttctggATGCTCTTCAAAGCACTGCTCATCATCTATGGAATACTGGTCGTTTTCCGTAGAATGATGAAGTCCCGCATGATGGTCATTGGCTTTGCCATTGGCTATGGGTGCCCGCTGGTTATTGCTGTCACAACAGTTGCTATCACAGAGCCAGAGAAAGGCTATGTGAGACTTGATGCTTGTTGGCTTAACTGGGACAATACCAAAGCCCTCTTTGCATTTGCCATCCCGGCCTTGGTCATTGTGGCTGTGAATCTCCTGGTGGTTTTGGTTGTTGCTATCAACACTCAGAGGCCTTCTATTGGCAGTTCCAAGTCTCAGGATATGGCCATAATTATGAGGATCAGCAAAAATGTCGCCATCCTCACCCCATTGCTAGGACTGACCTGGGGTTTTGGAATAGTCACTCTCATAGAAGGAACTTCCTTGATATTCCATATAATTTTTGCTCTGCTTAATGCTTTCCAG GGTTTCTTCATCTTGCTGTTTGGAACGATTATGGATCACAAG ATAAGAGATGCTTTGAGAATGAGAATGTCTTCTCTGAAGGGGAAATCGAGGGCAGCAGAG AATGCGTCATTAAGTCCGACCAATGGATCTAAACTAATGAATCGTTGA